In a single window of the Papaver somniferum cultivar HN1 chromosome 8, ASM357369v1, whole genome shotgun sequence genome:
- the LOC113302733 gene encoding probable glutathione S-transferase, protein MNKGEVVLLDFWASPFATRAKIALAEKGVKFKAREEDLFGGKSELLLTSNPVYKKVPVLIHNGKPVPESSIIVNYIDDAWPTPSLLPACPYEKSVARFWADFIDKKVFDAGCNIWRGKGEELELAKKEFIEILKVLEEALGKKDYFGGDTFGFVDIIAIPLTSWFHAYEVFGNFKVEDECPRFSAWMKKCMERETVAKFLPDQTKVYDFVCMMRKMHGLE, encoded by the exons ATGAACAAAGGCGAAGTTGTTCTATTGGATTTTTGGGCTAGTCCTTTTGCCACGAGAGCAAAGATTGCACTGGCAGAGAAAGGTGTTAAATTTAAAGCTAGAGAAGAGGATTTGTTTGGTGGCAAAAGTGAATTATTGCTTACATCTAATCCTGTATACAAGAAAGTTCCTGTATTGATACACAATGGCAAACCTGTTCCAGAGTCCAGCATTATAGTTAACTACATTGACGATGCTTGGCCAACCCCCTCACTCCTCCCTGCTTGCCCTTACGAAAAATCAGTAGCAAGGTTTTGGGCCGACTTCATTGACAAGAAG GTGTTTGATGCTGGATGCAATATATGGAGGGGGAAAGGAGAAGAATTAGAGTTGGCAAAGAAAGAATTCATAGAGATTTTGAAGGTGTTAGAGGAAGCTTTGGGAAAGAAAGATTACTTTGGTGGTGATACTTTTGGATTTGTTGATATCATAGCAATTCCTCTTACTTCTTGGTTTCATGCATATGAAGTCTTCGGTAACTTCAAAGTGGAGGATGAATGCCCTAGATTTTCAGCTTGGATGAAGAAATGCATGGAGAGAGAGACTGTTGCTAAGTTTCTACCTGACCAGACAAAAGTCTATGACTTCGTTTGCATGATGAGGAAGATGCATGGTCTTGAATAG
- the LOC113303181 gene encoding autophagy protein 5-like → MVGVGSEAQKYVWEGAIPLQIHLHESEITTLPSPEPALILAPRIGYLPLLVPQIKPYFSDTLPPGVDTVWFDFKGMPLKWYIPTGVLFDLLCLEPERPWNLTVHFRGYPGDLLSPCEGEDSVKWSYINSLKEAAYIINGNSKNVMNMSQIDQFELWRSVLNREMEAYLRISSKLKLGIVGEDYTKIVMSPRQSNNEADSVGPSRAGRIPVRLYVRNVGEYTDDLEDVPPVDSWDRICYMNKPVEIQREEGKIFNLYDAIKMLLPEFFPDEPSIDEELSKLELEDEPGIGGSNLSDPDPDTNTVRKTELVTVKNETQLYPSHPTGKSEIKLVRIQGIEPKLDIPFSWVITNLINPEHFLHICVCVGVSQDPSKTS, encoded by the exons atggtagGGGTTGGATCAGAAGCTCAGAAGTACGTTTGGGAAGGAGCGATTCCTCTTCAGATTCATCTTCATGAATCTGAAATTACAACTCTTCCCTCTCCTGAGCCTGCTCTG ATTTTGGCCCCTCGGATTGGATACTTGCCTTTGCTTGTGCCTCAGATAAAGCCTTATTTTAGCGACACACTTCCACCAGGAGTGGACACGGTCTGGTTTGACTTCAAAGGCATGCCCCTCAAGTG GTACATACCCACCGGAGTTCTTTTTGATCTTCTTTGTCTAGAGCCAGAAAGGCCTTGGAATTTGACG GTTCATTTTAGAGGATACCCAGGAGATCTTTTAAGCCCTTGTGAAGGTGAAGACAGTGTAAAATGGAGCTATATTAATTCATTGAAAGAG GCAGCGTATATAATTAACGGGAACAGCAAGAATGTCATGAATATGTCCCAAATAGATCAATTTGAACTCTGGCGATCTGTATTAAATC GTGAGATGGAAGCATATCTTCGGATATCATCCAAGCTGAAGCTTGGAATAGTCGGAGAAGATTACACGAAGATAGTGATGTCACCTCGACAAAGCAATAATGAAGCAGATAGTGTTGGACCTAGCAGAGCAG GCAGAATCCCAGTTCGTTTGTACGTCCGGAATGTTGGCGAGTATACTGATGATTTAGAAGATGTACCTCCGGTTGATAGCTGGGACAGAATTTGCTACATGAATAAGCCTGTTGAGATTCAGCGGGAAGAAG GTAAAATCTTCAACCTATATGATGCAATTAAAATGTTACTCCCGGAGTTCTTTCCAGATGAACCCTCAATCGATGAAGAGTTATCTAAATTGGAACTTGAGGACGAACCAGGAATTGGCGGGAGTAATTTGTCTGATCCTGATCCAGATACAAACACTGTGAGGAAAACAGAGTTGGTGACAGTAAAGAATGAAACACAATTATATCCTTCTCACCCTACTGGTAAGTCTGAGATTAAGCTTGTACGCATCCAAGGGATAGAGCCCAAATTGGACATTCCCTTCTCTTGGGTCATAACAAACTTGATAAATCCTGAACATTTTCTTCATATATGTGTTTGTGTTGGAGTTTCACAAGATCCTTCAAAGACAAGTTAG